CATGCATACTGTGTTGATCACGTTATTTTGGAGACATTTTTCTGCAGTGAAGGACAATGAAACTAAAGGAAGAATTTTGTTGGAACAACAAATAAGGATTTACTGTATTCGTGCGGAATTATGTTAATCGGGATAGTTTTTTGGGTTAACGGTCATTATGGATTTACTGTCCTTGTTCTCATTGCGAAATGAAGACCTGTCAATTTTAAGAATAAGGCTCAACTTCAGTTGCCCTAAACTACCACGTCtgtttttttaactaaaattcaaaaatttataatgtGTGAATGTCATGTGCATCGTACATCACCTCATATATAACGCAAGACAaaccctcttttttcttttttttttttttgcctttttttttttttttttttttttttctaattgaatgcAGAAAATAGTTACGGGGAAAGTCCCAAGACAGACCTTGTTGAATTGTTTGTGGTAGCTTAGcgcatttttttttcaaaagtcgGTAGATTTAGTGCCAACAAAGAGGCTCACGTACGTGACTTTGCAATCGCCCCTTTttcccatattattttttttctttctaactCTCAAGGCAACGATGATTCGAATGCAACTTCGAATTTACAATTGTCCCAagcttttaaattaataaaaaaaattgtcattttttaataattttgaaaggcattttatttatttgtcaatTTCGAATATTATTAAAACGTGCAAGATATTCAATAATAGATTATCTGTtattatccaattttatttatttattaaaatattggtGTTAATTATGTCGATCATTACAAGATGCTTGCAAGGAAGAGCAAGGATAATGAGACTTGTCCGGGGTGTAAGAAATCTATAAAGCTTAAGTTAGCAAGGGTAAAAGGTAAAATTTCTTTAAGGGTCAAAGGTAAGATAATCAATTTTTCTAACGGTCAGAGGTAAGATAATCATAAACTTGATAGTTGTGTCAAAGATACCTGAAAATCGTTGCCTGCCCTTCCTTATGTCGAATGTTTATGCATGTGAATAACACTACTAAAATCTCGCACccactcaaaataaaattaaaaaatataataaaaaagaaaaaggaaaagaaaaaactgttCTTGAATGAGAAGAGATTATATTCAAACTTGAAccgaaaagaaagaaagaaagaaataataataataataaaaagaataacaaaagaaaaataaattacaatcaTCACCAAATACACCAAATACAATTACCATTACCATAGAGAAGTTTCAAGTAAAGGAATAGATATTCAAATCTTACATATAGGTTACTTCACAATGACcgaaacaaaatagaaaaagaaattacaatcaCCACCAAGTGCAGATACCATAAAGAAGGTTCAAGAAAATGGATAGATATTGGGAGAAAAGTTTCATTTGGGTGAAGGACTAATAAAACCTTCTTATTCATAAAACCAATGTTTTGTCCGCACTAGAACCTTCTTATTAAGAGATCGAGGATGGATTCAAGAGAACTTGCATTGGTATCATGTTGCTCCGAAACTACTAGTTGATTCTGTTACTGTGTCCAATCTAGTAAAAGAACTAGTTGTGCTAGAAAGGCATGATCTTGGAACCAAAGATGGTCGTTTTGGAGTTGGAATTGTTGCAGCTTCACTGTCAAGCATGGTAACAACATTTAACATGGTGGGACGGTCATTTGGGTCGTCTTGTAAGCATAAGAATCCAATATTTACACACTTCGCTAACTGGTCTGCATTGCAATCTTCACGTAGAGTCTGATCCACTAAATCCAACACCTTGTTTTCATCCAACAATCTCCAAGCCTGAgacaattttaaaatcaaaatttttatggACAATAAGCCTCCTAAAGAAATTAATGACTACAAGAATTAAATACACTTACATAACCTATAAGGCTCATGATGGCATCATTCTTTCTTCCACTTATAATCTCAAGTAGAACCACACCAAAGCTAAAAACATCGGATTTGAATGAAAACATTCCATTTTGTGTGTACTCCGGAGACATATAGCCACTGCATTATAATGTTTATCGGTGGATAAGTAAGGATTGAATCTGCTTTCACAATTAAACTATCTAGTGCCTACCATAAACTTACTAAGTTCCAGCTAGTTTGATTGTGCTAGCCTCGGTTTCTTTGCCTTCAATCATCCTTGCCAAGCCAAAGTCAGATATTTTGGGGTTCATCTCCTCGTCTAAAAGAATGTTACTGGTTTTCATATCTCTATGGATGATCCTCAATCTGGAGTCATGATGAAAATAAACAAGCCCACGAGCTATTCCCAAAATGATTTTGAAGCGCATCTCCCAGTCCAAAGACATGCTTAGCTTTTTATCTTGAAAGGTTTCCATTTGCCATTCAAGAGAACAATATTTTTAGCAATAGTAATAAATGAGCTTTTActaaaaccatatatatatatatatatgaagcattGCACAAGATTATGAATTCAGTTTAGAGGCCAACCAAATATAAATGAGTCTAAGCTTTTGTTGGGCATATACTCATAGAGTAAAATCTTTTCATATCCTTTTACGCAATATCCACGAAGACTAACAAGATTTCTATGTTGAAGTTTTGCAATCAACAccacctcatttttaaattcttgtAAGCCTTGTCCGGAGACACATGAGAGCCTCTTTAAAGCAATTTGTTGACCTCCTGAAAATGTGCCCTGACACAATACCATATTCACAATATTACCACTAACCAGAAACTAGTTTATATGAGAATTAAATACCAACCAATAATGTTGAAATCACCTTGTAAACCGGCCCATAGCCCCCCTCTCCAAGCTTGTTTGCATCTGAAAAACTATTTGTAGCTGCGAGAATGCTTTCCAAGTCAAAAAATGGTACATCTATGTCTTTCTTATCTTCTTCTGTGAATTCAACCGAGTCTATCAAGTCTTTGACATGTTTTTCATTGTCTAATGCACGAAGTGCTcgctttctttgattttctgagttaaaaataaataaaaaaataaaaaccatatatatatatatatatatatatatatatataaatcaattacACTTGCATGGTAATTAatttcatgaaatatttaaaaagtgacttttattttgatttagatGGAAATACGACAAATTGTGAATGGTAGAGTGCATTTTGGCAAAGTAGTTACCTTGTGTCTTGGCCATGATCTTTCTTCTCcgcatatatatacaaacaattGCACTTGCGAGGAGAAACACTACTATGAGTGGTATCATGACAATCAGAATCAATGACAACTTTTCTtctgaagaaagaaagagaactACTCTTACATAAACATTTGAAATATGAAAACGACTCCCATCATAATTTTTTTGCCAGTGAACAAGCTctcataaaaaaatcaaaatgataataAGTCAAATTCAAGAGATATACTATTTAGATTAATTGTCGTAATTATAATTTCTATTATAAGTACAAGGTAAGCATGATATTACTAAAGAGGATTTGAAAGTTTTGCCAAAAACCTCCCAATTTCTAACGTGCTTTTGGTAGCTAGTGATTATACATAAAGGAAAAGAACACTTTTAGAAAGCTGATGAAAGGCAATGGAGAAAGGGTTATGGGGTTTGATTATCACAactaatttaaacaagaaagaaaattttatcaATAGGACAAGATCCTCCTTCTTAGTGGTCTAATTCATTCTTCACTAAAAGAATAATCTTAATATGGCAGAGGCATATGAAATTGCATTCTGACCTTTAGTACAATTTAAATTTGAGCCATTCCAATGGAAGTTTTTAGTGCAAAGGCACCTCCTGTTTCCATCTTTTGCTTCATTGCAAGTTGAATTTGGCCAGTCCTTGCAGTCGTTGGATGAACTACAGCTCGGCTCCAGCGGGCGCGTCCAACTAATCTCTATTGCATCTCTAACTTCAGAACTATAGTTGCCAGAATCAATGGTTGGATGAAACAGGAATGACTTATTGAGCTGCTGAAGTCCTGTTATATAATTTCCTGCATATTTGACTTGGATGATCAGAAATATTCGTTTACTTGGATCGATACTCACGACTCGATAGGTACTGCCATTGGGCATTGTGAAGTTAACTTGGCCTGTAGAATTGTTGCAGTAGAAATTGAAGTACATGAGGTCACCGCAATTTCTTCCAATGCTCAGCGGATAGGGGATCAGGTTTGTGCCACAAGGCTCACAATTCCTTGGAGTTGATCCTGCAAACATATAAAGTCTGAAACATGAACTAAACATTGAACCATGACAACCTAAGGGTGAAGTTGATAAGTCAAgcataaaaagaaagatt
This window of the Corylus avellana chromosome ca5, CavTom2PMs-1.0 genome carries:
- the LOC132180406 gene encoding G-type lectin S-receptor-like serine/threonine-protein kinase At4g03230; this translates as MHALFEMDCYASWLLSSILLLYILLLCSCRVDYCYASLVRDTLKQGDWITDNGATGLVSSGGRFELGFFTPIRSSSPKRFVGIWYHKWDKQTVVWVANRNKPVLNGSTGTFGIAEDGSLKVSDTTGKEEYWYRYYGTPNVTVKLMDSGNLVLSYVHNQSVTSLWESFKSTRTDTFLPGMDMDGIRSLTSWTSDGDPGRGKYRFNKKEGTYVISKAPGIEYWRRSWITDSSEAMPDDILYLLSNVSNSGNYRYERLVMNYTGELQYHRSSGVDQGNLSLNWSMPEHNNCSISNFCGHFGSCNINNRPFECKCLPGFHPNNLGNWNSRKFLDGCTRSSTALEKSDTFLSLNMMKVSEPTYFDSLYNESECRKQCLNNSQCQAYSFDYSYLDNCGIWTEDLRNLQEEYTKGVNLSVRVAKSVIGSTPRNCEPCGTNLIPYPLSIGRNCGDLMYFNFYCNNSTGQVNFTMPNGSTYRVVSIDPSKRIFLIIQVKYAGNYITGLQQLNKSFLFHPTIDSGNYSSEVRDAIEISWTRPLEPSCSSSNDCKDWPNSTCNEAKDGNRRCLCTKNFHWNGSNLNCTKEEKLSLILIVMIPLIVVFLLASAIVCIYMRRRKIMAKTQENQRKRALRALDNEKHVKDLIDSVEFTEEDKKDIDVPFFDLESILAATNSFSDANKLGEGGYGPVYKGTFSGGQQIALKRLSCVSGQGLQEFKNEVVLIAKLQHRNLVSLRGYCVKGYEKILLYEYMPNKSLDSFIFDKKLSMSLDWEMRFKIILGIARGLVYFHHDSRLRIIHRDMKTSNILLDEEMNPKISDFGLARMIEGKETEASTIKLAGTYGYMSPEYTQNGMFSFKSDVFSFGVVLLEIISGRKNDAIMSLIGYAWRLLDENKVLDLVDQTLREDCNADQLAKCVNIGFLCLQDDPNDRPTMLNVVTMLDSEAATIPTPKRPSLVPRSCLSSTTSSFTRLDTVTESTSSFGAT